One stretch of Camelus bactrianus isolate YW-2024 breed Bactrian camel chromosome 19, ASM4877302v1, whole genome shotgun sequence DNA includes these proteins:
- the INSM1 gene encoding insulinoma-associated protein 1, whose translation MPRGFLVKRSKKSTPVSYRVRGGEDGDRALLLSPSCGGARASPPAPSPGPGPLPPPLPPAERAHAALAAALACAPGPPPPPPGPRAAHFGNPEAAHPAPLYSPTRPVSREHEKHKYFERSFNLGSPVSAESFPTPAALLVGGGGGGANGAGGGGGTCGGDPLLFAPAELKMGTAFSAGTEASRGPGPGPPLPPAASLRPPGKRPAPPAAAAAAAAAEPPAKVAKAPGAKKPKAIRKLHFEDEVTTSPVLGLKIKEGPVEAPRGRAGGTARPLGEFICQLCKEEYADPFALAQHKCSRIVRVEYRCPECAKVFSCPANLASHRRWHKPRPAPAAARASEPETAARAEAREATGGGSSDRDTPSPGGVSESGSEDGLCECHHCAKKFRRQAYLRKHLLAHHQALQAKGAPPAPPAEDLLALYPGPDEKAPQEAAGDGEAAGVLGLSASAECHLCPVCGETFPSKGAQERHLRLLHAAQVFPCKYCPATFYSSPGLTRHINKCHPSENRQVILLQVPVRPAC comes from the coding sequence ATGCCCCGCGGCTTCCTGGTGAAGCGCAGCAAGAAGTCCACGCCCGTGTCCTACCGGGTCCGCGGCGGCGAGGACGGCGACCGCGCACTGCTGCTCTCGCCGAGCTGCGGGGGCGCCCGCGCCTCGCCCCCGGCCCCGAGTCCCGGGCCGggcccgctgccgccgccgctgccgcccgcCGAGCGCGCACATGCGGCGCTCGCCGCCGCGCTCGCCTGCGCGCCGggcccgccgccgcccccgccgggGCCGCGGGCCGCGCACTTCGGCAACCCCGAGGCCGCGCACCCCGCGCCGCTCTACAGCCCCACGCGGCCGGTGAGCCGCGAGCACGAGAAGCACAAGTACTTCGAGCGCAGCTTCAACCTCGGCTCGCCTGTCTCGGCCGAGTCCTTCCCCACGCCCGCCGCGCTGCtcgtgggcggcggcggcggcggggcgaacggcgcgggcggcggcggcggcacctGCGGCGGCGACCCGCTGCTCTTCGCGCCCGCGGAGCTCAAGATGGGCACAGCGTTCTCGGCCGGCACCGAGGCGTCCCGCGGCCCCGGGCCCGGCCCCCCGCTGCCCCCGGCCGCCTCCCTGCGGCCCCCGGGCAAGCggcccgcgccccccgccgctgccgccgccgccgccgccgccgagccgCCCGCCAAGGTAGCCAAGGCCCCGGGCGCCAAGAAGCCCAAAGCCATCCGCAAGCTGCACTTCGAGGACGAGGTGACCACGTCGCCCGTGCTGGGGCTCAAGATCAAGGAGGGCCCGGTGGAGGCGCCGCGGGGCCGCGCGGGGGGCACGGCGCGGCCGCTGGGCGAGTTCATCTGCCAGCTCTGCAAGGAGGAGTACGCCGACCCGTTCGCCCTGGCGCAGCACAAGTGCTCGCGCATCGTGCGCGTGGAGTACCGCTGCCCGGAGTGCGCCAAGGTCTTCAGCTGCCCGGCCAACCTGGCCTCGCACCGCCGCTGGCACAAACCGCGGCCTGcacccgccgccgcccgcgcgtCGGAGCCCGAAACCGCCGCCAGGGCTGAGGCGCGGGAGGCGACGGGCGGCGGCAGCAGCGACCGCGACACGCCGAGCCCAGGCGGCGTGTCCGAGTCGGGTTCCGAGGACGGGCTCTGCGAGTGCCACCACTGCGCCAAGAAGTTCCGCCGCCAGGCCTATCTGCGCAAGCACCTGCTGGCGCACCACCAGGCGCTGCAGGCCAAGGGCGCGCCGCCGGCGCCCCCCGCCGAGGACCTACTGGCCTTGTACCCCGGGCCCGACGAGAAGGCGCCCCAGGAGGCAGCCGGAGACGGCGAGGCGGCCGGCGTGCTGGGCCTGAGTGCGTCCGCCGAGTGCCACCTGTGCCCGGTGTGCGGGGAGACGTTCCCCAGCAAGGGCGCCCAGGAGCGCCACCTGCGTCTGCTGCACGCCGCCCAGGTGTTCCCCTGCAAGTACTGCCCGGCCACCTTCTACAGCTCTCCTGGCCTCACGCGGCACATCAATAAATGCCACCCATCCGAGAACAGACAGGTGATCCTCCTGCAGGTGCCCGTGCGTCCTGCCTGCTAG